Proteins from one Pagrus major chromosome 1, Pma_NU_1.0 genomic window:
- the adra2a gene encoding alpha-2A adrenergic receptor, with the protein MGSDNDTNQTLPGVAPYSLQISLPLTVLVAIMILLTVFGNVLVVIAVFTSRALRAPQNLFLVSLASADILVATLVMPFSLANELMGYWYFGEVWCEIYLALDVLFCTASIAHLCAISLDRYWSITQAIEYNLKRTPRRIKCIIFIVWVIAAVISFPPLITMEKENSKEEPVCKINNDKWYVISSCIGSFFLPCVIMVLVYVRIYQIAKKRTRAPPGDRKRKEMQKTATNAAANTKQNGMAAGDAEDRLCHEKLNGERDIELKEGVGGEGGADEEKGEENGVDLEESSSSDHKVTNPCSIKKKVSKGKTKLSQIKPGDNDVQKRVPSTKGSRWKGRQNREKRFTFVLAVVIGVFVICWFPFFFTYMLMTLCESCAVPNTLFKFFFWFGYCNSALNPIIYTIFNNDFRRSFKKILCRRDTRRYV; encoded by the coding sequence ATGGGGTCCGACAATGACACCAACCAGACTCTTCCAGGTGTGGCCCCGTACAGCCTCCAGATCTCGCTGCCGCTCACCGTGCTGGTGGCCATCATGATCCTGCTCACAGTGTTCGGCAACGTGCTGGTGGTCATAGCTGTGTTCACTAGCCGGGCCCTGAGGGCTCCGCAGAACTTGTTCTTGGTGTCTCTGGCGTCGGCGGACATTTTGGTGGCTACCCTCGTGATGCCGTTCTCCTTGGCCAACGAGCTCATGGGATACTGGTACTTTGGCGAGGTGTGGTGCGAGATATATCTGGCGCTCGATGTGCTTTTCTGCACCGCCTCCATTGCTCACCTCTGTGCCATCAGCTTGGACCGCTACTGGTCCATCACGCAGGCCATCGAGTACAACCTGAAGAGGACGCCACGACGCATCAAGTGCATCATCTTCATTGTGTGGGTCATCGCAGCGGTTATCTCCTTCCCACCTCTGATCACcatggagaaagaaaacagcaagGAGGAACCTGTGTGTAAGATCAATAATGACAAGTGGTACGTCATCTCTTCCTGCATCGGCTCCTTCTTCCTCCCCTGCGTCATCATGGTCCTAGTCTACGTGCGGATCTACCAGATCGCCAAAAAGAGGACACGGGCGCCACCGGGAGACAGGAAGCGGAAGGAGATGCAGAAGACGGCCACCAACGCTGCTGCCAACACGAAGCAGAATGGCATGGCCGCAGGCGACGCTGAGGACCGCCTCTGCCACGAGAAGCTGAACGGCGAGCGGGACATCGAGCTGAAGgagggagtgggaggagaaGGTGGAGCAGATGAGGAGAAGGGTGAGGAGAATGGGGTGGACCTGGAGGAGTCGTCCTCCTCTGACCACAAGGTAACCAACCCCTGCTCGATCAAAAAGAAGGTGTCCAAGGGCAAAACCAAACTGAGCCAAATCAAACCGGGGGACAATGACGTCCAAAAGAGGGTGCCGAGCACCAAGGGCAGCCGCTGGAAGGGCCGACAGAACCGGGAGAAACGCTTCACCTTCGTCCTGGCTGTGGTCATTGGAGTGTTTGTCATCTGCTGGTTTCCATTTTTCTTTACATACATGCTGATGACGCTGTGCGAGTCCTGCGCGGTGCCCAACACCCTCTTCAAGTTCTTCTTCTGGTTCGGCTATTGCAACAGCGCACTGAACCCCATCATTTACACCATCTTCAACAACGACTTCAGGAGGTCGTTCAAAAAGATACTGTGCAGGAGGGACACGAGAAGATATGTATGA
- the shoc2 gene encoding leucine-rich repeat protein SHOC-2, with protein sequence MSSTLGKEKDSKEKDPKGGPAGKEREKEAKALAGLVKDGGKETKTKGKDAKEGKKDTSSSTPGVAFSVDNTIKRPNPAPGTRKKSSNAEVIKELNKCREENSMRLDLSKRSIHMLPTSIKELTQLAELYLYSNKLQSLPAEVGCLSGLVTLALSENSLTSLPDSLDSLKKLRMLDLRHNKLREIPAVVYRLTSLTTLYLRFNRITTVEKDIRNLSKLTMLSIRENKIKQLPAEIGELCSLITLDVAHNQLEHLPKEIGNCTQITNLDLQHNELLDLPETIGNLASINRLGLRYNRLSAIPRSLAKCRELEELNLENNNISVLPEGLLSSLVNLTSLTLARNCFQSYPVGGPSQFSTIYSLNMEHNRINKIPFGIFSRAKVLSKLNMKDNQLTSLPLDFGTWTSMVELNLATNQLTKIPEDVCGLVSLEVLILSNNLLKKLPHGIGNLRKLRELDLEENKLECLPNEIAYLKDLQKLVLTNNQLTTLPRGIGHLTNLTHLGLGENLLQHLPEEIGTLENLEELYLNDNPNLHSLPFELALCSKLSIMSIENCPLSHLPPQIVAGGPSFIIQFLKMQGPYRAMV encoded by the exons ATGAGTAGTACTTTAGGCAAAGAAAAAGATTCGAAAGAAAAGGACCCCAAAGGTGGTCCTGCggggaaagaaagggaaaaggagGCCAAGGCTCTAGCCGGCTTAGTCAAGGATGGTGGCAAAGAAACGAAGACCAAAGGGAAAGATGccaaagaaggaaagaaggacaCCAGCAGCTCAACACCGGGTGTTGCCTTCTCCGTTGACAATACGATAAAGCGGCCAAACCCTGCACCAGGTACGCGCAAGAAGTCCAGCAATGCCGAGGTGATCAAAGAGCTTAACAAGTGCCGGGAGGAGAACTCAATGAGACTAGATTTATCTAAACGGTCCATTCACATGCTGCCCACCTCCATTAAGGAGTTGACGCAGCTGGCTGAACTCTACTTATACAGCAACAAGCTGCAGAGCCTGCCGGCCGAGGTGGGTTGCCTGTCAGGCCTGGTCACTTTGGCCCTGAGCGAGAACTCCCTGACCAGTTTGCCTGACTCCTTGGACTCCCTTAAGAAGCTTCGAATGCTCGACCTCCGGCACAACAAGCTGAGAGAGATACCGGCTGTTGTCTACCGGTTGACTTCGCTGACCACGCTGTACCTGCGCTTCAACCGCATCACAACAGTGGAGAAGGACATCCGAAACCTATCCAAGCTCACCATGCTCAGCATTCGTGAGAACAAGATTAAACAGCTGCCCGCAGAGATAG GGGAGCTATGCAGCCTCATTACTCTGGATGTTGCCCACAACCAGTTGGAACACCTACCGAAGGAGATTGGCAATTGCACACAGATAACAAACCTCGACTTGCAGCACAACGAGCTCTTAGACCTCCCAGAGACTATag gCAATCTGGCAAGCATAAATCGCTTAGGTCTGAGATACAACAGATTGTCAGCCATTCCCAGATCATTAGCCAAATGTCGAGAACTGGAAGAGCTAAacctggaaaacaacaacatttcagtgtTGCCAGAG GGCCTACTATCAAGTTTGGTCAACCTGACCAGTCTAACACTGGCGAGGAACTGCTTCCAGTCGTACCCTGTGGGCGGACCATCCCAGTTTTCCACCATCTACTCCCTCAACATGGAGCACAACCGCATCAACAAGATCCCCTTTGGTATCTTCTCCAGGGCCAAAGTGTTAAGCAAGCTTAACATGAAG GACAACCAGCTAACATCTCTGCCACTGGACTTTGGCACATGGACTAGCATGGTCGAGCTGAACCTGGCCACCAATCAGCTGACAAAGATCCCGGAGGATGTCTGTGGTTTAGTCTCTCTGGAG GTTTTAATATTGTCCAATAATCTTCTCAAGAAGTTACCACATGGTATTGGAAATCTGAGAAAGCTACGGGAGCTCGACTTGGAGGAGAACAAGTTGGAATGTCTACCTAATGAAATTGCTTATCTTAAAGATTTACAG AAATTGGTGTTGACAAATAATCAGCTGACAACGTTACCCAGAGGCATCGGCCACCTCACCAACCTGACTCATCTTGGTTTGGGGGAGAACCTGCTGCAACACCTTCCAGAGGAGATTG GTACACTGGAGAACTTGGAGGAACTGTACCTCAACGACAACCCCAACCTGCACAGCCTCCCGTTCGAGCTGGCCCTCTGCAGCAAGCTGTCCATCATGAGCATCGAGAACTGTCCCCTCAGCCACCTGCCGCCCCAGATTGTCGCAGGAGGCCCCTCCTTCATTATCCAGTTCCTCAAGATGCAGGGACCATACCGTGCCATGGTCTGA